In a genomic window of Sphingomonas faeni:
- a CDS encoding type II toxin-antitoxin system ParD family antitoxin: MRREQEHSLKIKSIRQALIEGEQSGEPEPFDFAAFKRRKAAQHG; encoded by the coding sequence ATCCGGCGCGAGCAGGAACACAGCCTTAAGATCAAGAGCATCCGTCAGGCACTGATCGAAGGCGAACAGAGCGGGGAGCCGGAGCCGTTCGACTTTGCTGCGTTTAAGCGGCGCAAAGCCGCGCAGCATGGCTGA
- a CDS encoding type II toxin-antitoxin system RelE/ParE family toxin, translating to MAEYRLSPRAQRDLDGVFDHTVAHRGLPQAMRYTDLIEAACADLAEAPQQAQDCANIRPGYRRRSVEQHVIYFRLTGYGIAVIRILHQRMDAARYLQVAARNYDRSELQ from the coding sequence ATGGCTGAATACCGGCTTAGCCCGAGGGCGCAACGTGACCTTGATGGGGTGTTCGACCATACCGTGGCGCATCGGGGCCTGCCCCAAGCGATGCGCTACACCGACCTTATCGAAGCCGCTTGCGCTGATCTGGCTGAAGCCCCGCAGCAGGCGCAGGACTGTGCCAACATCCGACCAGGCTATCGACGGCGCAGTGTCGAGCAGCACGTCATTTATTTTCGGCTGACCGGTTACGGCATCGCCGTCATCCGTATCCTGCATCAACGCATGGATGCTGCTCGTTACCTGCAGGTAGCGGCTCGCAATTATGATCGCTCGGAACTGCAATAA